The genomic interval tttatgagtaccctattgttgtttttaatatttgcatttaataaagaaCTTTTGAacttatcttatttatttagcatttatttcaccataaaagagtgtcgttttaagttccatgcatggatgtatttagtaatggcctaacttaagtcctaaggggttgggtcgttacagttggtatcagagcctggGTTCTGTAGACAGACTTACTACGTAAGTCTAGGTAGTCCCTGTGGCCCAGtaacggattcctcgtcatcgccaggtatgtcGTACTAATGAAAGTTTTCAGTGCATATATGAGATTAGAGATGTAGTTTTTTAATAGCATGATTTCTGAGAAAGACCTAGTGATAGATAGTTAATTTATGAGTTCATGACAGGACATGGCACCTAAACCTAGAACAAGAAAGACCGTTAGAAGAGGGGTGCAAAAAAAGGGAGCTAAGAGTAGCCAAACTGTCCTGACAGCTCCAAATCCGAGTAGTTACAGCATACCCGACCGCAGGATAGAGACATGCAGGGCCTGTCTCTTGAGGCTAAACATCTTAGGGATTTCAAGAAGTTTGACCCTCGCTCCTTTGATGGATCATTGGGAGACCCCACCAAAGCAGAGATATGGTTGTCATCTATCAAGACGATTTTTCGTTTTATGAGGTGCCCAGAAGAGCACAAGCTCCAATGTGCAGTTTTCATGTTGACTAGCAACGCAAAAATCTGGTGGGGTTCAACAAAGAAAATGATTGATACTGATGGAAAACTTGCAACCTGGGAGAAATTCAAGGAGCGCTTTTATGAGAAGTATTTTTCGGCCAACACCAGTACAACAAGCAGGCAGAATTCTTGAACTTGAAACAAGGAGTTATATCGGTGGAAGAGTATGAATGAACTAGTAGCCACCGAGGCAACGAGGACCGAGAGATTCATCCAAGGTCTGAGGAGATAGGAGCGGAGTCTCAACTACCACATTACTACTATACCACGGGAACTATCACACCCTTCTCAAAGGAACCATACGTGACACTCTCGCCTCATATGGAGTTTCTCGTTCGGTGGATCTGATCTATAGTTAGGGGGCAATACATACCAAAAGGCAATCAGTAATTAATATGCACTACTTTATGAAACGCTTCAGCCCATAGGTATCAAGAGATAAGAACGAATCGGATTGACTCGACTGATATGATAGATGGAATGGTTAGCTTATACGCATTCCTTCTTCGAACCTTTTGGTATGTATTGCCCCCTAACTATAGATCAGATCCACCGGACGAGATATTCGCATTAACGGAAGGGAGGAGAGCGATGAGATGTTGGCTCACGTTGCCACACAATCTAACGACAGCGAAACTTTCTTCTCTCCTaccaaaacaaagaaaaggaaaagaagacaGATGCTTTCTTCATTCGGCCGCCTTGAAGAACCTTCTTTTTCGGATGAGACCTTGAAAGCCACTTTTTCAAGTGTTAGTAGCGAGACCTGCCTGTGTATCCCATGCCCGGTACCGTTGATCTGTCTGATGGGAGAGATTTCTCTCGGTGTAGTGGCTAGAAACTTTTTGTTATGGGGGCATCCCTACTATtcatcctatacaaatagttaaATGAGGCCCTGTTCTTTCtaattcaaaaaagaaaagaggtaTTGCAACTTTCTTCTTGTTATTGAGAGAGTGGTGTGCCACAATCCCATTCATCATTTTGGATCTACATAAGCCAAAACCCATAAACTGGCGGCGTATTGGGCACATATAATGAGAAAGGGCACCGAGGCTCCTTTCATGATATCGCTAATTAAATTGAATTCCATAGGCCGCTATCGTTATGAAAGACTATCATTCGCAATCTTGATTTCATTTGACTTGGAATGTGAAATTTCTTCATCAATGcttcaaataaatttcaaagtcCCTTTCTATTCCTCATTCAAGCGTTTTTCCCCCTCATTTTTTTCTGATGGCATGAATAGGATGAGCATACGAATGAGTCAGAACATGGATAGCTTTTCCTTTCTCCTTATCTTTGGGGTCTGCTGGAGCTTCTTTCTGTGTACCATTGATTCTCTTGTCGTAAGGGCTTTAGCCAAAACGATAACTTCTGACGTGTGATTCCTTTACTACCACAATAGCTCGACTCTCGAAGACCCCACTTATCCTATCTGTAACATGATGCTTGAATGGAATTCATATCTCCTTCGTCTTGTCGAGAAGGGACTGTGACTCTTCTATTACATTATGGAGAAGTCCATTTTCGTCATGATCGATCCACGTCCTACCGTAGTGCCCGAAGCGCTTGCTTTGACTTGAGACCATTTTAGAATCATGGAGTTCTCTCCCAGAGCAGTGTGATCTACTCTTTCGAGAGCTAATATTTATTAACCGATTGAAACGAAGATACAATAAATGGAACCTGAAAGCTTTCCCTTCCTCCCCCTAAGCTCGAAACCCTGGTGTCAGCCTGGTCTAACATTTAGTTATGAGCTGGCTAGACAAAGAAAGATGGATGGCCAAAGATCATAATTCTCGAACAAGCAATCGAAAATATTCTGGAGTATCCTCAGGTTTAGGTATTGTTCTTCCACCATaacaaaatgtttccactatatCTCAGGAGTCGTCAAAGGAAGTACGGTAGGTCCAAGTAGGAAACAATTCACTACAACCCAGGCGCCTTCCTTttccaataataaaaaaaaaaagaaataaataccATAAAGCTTCCTCACCAAAAGCCCTTCCTTGGATTTGGGCAACACAGCAATATGCTAGTCTTTTGATGGTTCCCAATCCCTTTTCTCAAAAATCCCATTTCCTTCCATGAGAAACTATGGGAAATTTTGGAGTAGTATCCCGTTGAGTCATACTGAGGGGTATCCCAAGCATCTAAGTCAAGGAGTAAGGTAGACTTTCGAAGTAACAGAAAGAAAAGCAACGACTGGAGTGGGAGAGTGAGAGTCGAAAAGAGGATTCCTAAAAGAGATTTTGTTGGTTAGGCGTCTGCGTTAGAAACCTCTTCCGTAAGAATCTCTATCTCTACGAGTTCTCTTTCTTTGACGATGGGgaatccaaatcaaataagtACTGTAGCAGTCCGCTTTCAAGCTGTTGGTTAGCTATTATACTATTTTGATAAGCTACACTAGTCTAAAAGAAAGTTAATATACAGACACATTTTCTTTACAACggagcatgtttttttttaccgCCGcacaaagaaaatattttgttaCGAATGAACAGAATGGTCCATACGTACTGCGAGGTATGGTACATGCCTTGGACCTTAAGACGTATGAGGTGGCACTATGGGCCACCATGAGGATCAATGTTGACTTCCAGGCAGGAGAAGAGTACAGGAGGTCGCTCGGGATTGGGACCTCTGCAGGTCAGAAAAGGAAGGCTGAGCCTAGAGCTCCTAAGCACCAGCAGAGGAACCAAAACACAGTGAATGCACGACGTCAGTGGGGACAACAAGGCTTCTAAGTTGTGATTGTTAAGGAGGATATACTGATATGTACTACTTGTGGTAGGCGACGCTAGGGACGATGCCTAGCCGGCTCTAAGGTCTGTTTTCAATGTGGCCAGAAGGGGCATATGTCAGAGAAATGCCTAAGGAGGAACGTGTCTGAACTCAGAGGCCAGCTCGTAAGCTCGTTTCAGGGAGGCCCGAATTGTCAGCAGCAGCAGGGTAGGGTGTTTTCTACCACTCGGCGTGAGGCGGAGAAGTCAAGCACAATGGTGATAGATacgcttcccattttggggcaCCATGCTTTAGTTTTGTTTGACTCTGGCTCTTCGCACTCGTTTATATCTTCTGTATTTATAAGGCATGCCATGTTAGATTCAGAACCTTTGCCTTTTGCACTTTCTATCTCCACTCCATCAGGAGAGATCATGTTAGCCATGAAAAAGATGAAAGCATGTCAGGTAGGGATAGCAAATCATGCATTAGATGTGACATTGATAATTTTAGATATATGTGATCTTGATGCAATTTtgggcatggattggttagCTGCTAATCATGCCAGTATAGATTGTTCCCATAAGGAGGTCATCTTTAACCCTCCTACAAGAgccagttttaagtttaaaggggtTGGAACTATGGTCCTACCCAAAATGATTTCAGCATTAAAGGCCAGTAGACTGATTGACCAAGGAGCCTGGGGCTTCATGACCAGTGTGGTTGACACTAAAGGGGCTAAGTCACCTTTACTTCAGAGCCAGTAGTGAGAGATTTTCTAGACATTTTCCCAGAGGATCTTCCCGGACTGCCCCCACATCgggagatagattttgctattgaGTTGGAGCCAGGCACGACCCCTATTTCAAAGGCTCTATATAAGATGGCACCAGCAGAGTTGAGGGAACTGAAGGTCCAATTGCAGGAGTTGTTGGACAAGGTTTTCATACGCCCTAGCGTGTCACCATGGGGTGCACCTATTTTGTTTGTGATAAAAAAGGATGGATCGTTACGCTGTGCATTGATTACAGAGAACTGAACAAGGTGATCATCAAGAACAAGTATCCCCTTCCCAGGATTAATGACTTGTTCGACCAGTTGTAGGGAGCTACGGTATTCTCAAAGATTGATCTCGGTCAGGATACCATCAGCTGAGAATAAAGGACAGTGACATACCTAAGACAGTTTTTTGTTCGAAgtatgggcattatgagttcatagGGATGTCATTCGGTCTAACAAATACCCCAACAGtgttcatggatttgatgaacagGGTGCTCAAGGAATTCCTCGACACCTTCATGATTGTTTTTATTGACgatattttggtttattccaAGACAGATGTCGAACATGAGGAGCATTTGCAGAAAGTTTTGGAGACGTTGAGAGCCAATAAGCTgtatgctaagttttctaaatgtgagttttggttgaggcaAGTGTCCTTTATAGGGCATGTCGTATCGAAGGAAGGTGTCTCTGTGGATCTTGCAAAGATTGAGGCAGTTACGAGTCGGGCTCGTCCAACCACAGTTAGTGAGGTGCGCAGTTTCCTGGGGTTATCCGGctactatagacgatttgtaaATGACTTCTCTCGCATAGTCGCCCCATTGACTCAGTTGACCCGGAAGGGAGCCCTTTTCGTTTGGAATGAGGCCTGTGAGAACAGTTTCCAAGATCTCAAGCAGAAGTTGGTTTCAGCCCCAGTTCTTATAGTACCAGATGAATCAGGTGGTTTTGTCATTTACAGTGACGTGTCCAAGAAGAGGTTAGGAGGCGTACTGATGCAGTAGGGCAGAATAGTTGCTTACGCTTCACGTCGGCTAAAGAAACATGAATAAAATCATCCCACACACAACTTGGAGTTAGTAGCAGTGGTTTTTGATCTTAAGATCTAGAGACACTACttatatggagagaagataCAGATCTTCACCAACCACAAGAGTTTAAAGTACTTTTTCACTCAGAATgagttaaacatgaggcaaAAGAGATGGCTAGAGCTGGTGAAGGATTATGACTGCAAAATTTTGTACCACCCATGGAAGGCGAATGTAGTGCCAGATTTCCTAAGCAGAAAGGTGGCTCATTCAGCAGCCCTCATTACTAGACAGACTCATTTGTGCAAGGAGCTAAAGTGGGTAGAAATTACAGTAGTAGTGGGGAAGGTTATGGCACAGTTAGCGCAGTTGTCAGTGTGACCGAGTCTAAGGTAGATAATTATTGATGCGCAGCGTTGTGACCATTATCTGGAGGAGAGAGTTCGTAGGGTGGAGTCAGGCCAGGATGGCGAATTCTCAGTATCAACGGAAGGTGGTCTCCTCTATCAAGGACGTTTGTGCGTGCCAGTAGATAAAAATATTAAGATTGAGTTGTTGTCAGAGGCTCATAGTTCCTTATTTTCGATTCGCCCTAgcagcaccaagatgtatcagGGCTTGAAACGTTATTACTGGTGGAATGTTATGAAAAGAGAGATTGCGGAGTTCGTCAGTAAGTGCTTTGTGTGCCAGCAGGTGAAAGCCCCGAGGCAGAAGCCAGCAAGCTTGTTACAGCCATTGAGTGtgccagaatggaagtgggagcatgtgtctATGGATTTCATCGTGGGGTTGCCATAGACATTCAAAGGTTTCATGGTGATTTGGGTTGTGGTAGACAGACTTACAAAATTAGCATATTTCATACCTGGGAGGTCCACCTTTTCAGTAAATAAGTGGGCACAGATATACATGAAAGAGGTGGTGAGATTTCACGGAGTGTCTATGTCCATCGTGTCGAATAGAGACCCTTATTTCACGTCTAACTTCTGGAAGagtgatgacgggaaattagatgtcaattcacttgacaactaaaatcccttgtacacaatatgcgatgcatgttcttaaggtatgcgttgatagtcatgcgtcgatggtcatgcgttggaatgaatatgcgccaacaaatgtatgcgatgaccatgcgtcttgTCAAaatcttgcgctcacgccaagtataacacaaacgcaagtttctcgggtgatccgaggtcgaactcagggacttgtagctagaagAATgcagtaatgtgcatgcggcggttgaataaaagaatgatggaggggtttctacactaacactactcctactcctaactaacagacaacgcaatgagaatatgcatgagaggtagagacacgacaactcttgacataaAACAAATGActgggaaaaatagataaaatgcgaagatgttttcattacaaaacttaaaagtgaccgcaagggcaaccctagtcaacgcaagccatgcgatcatgctacacacacttgagcctaactctaggacgtatgtggTGGATATGCGAAagtgccgagaagcctatgccagcCTACACCCCTATAACCTGCTCACGTGCTTCCACTGCATGAGCGTGATGGTCGTATATCACCatcatatcctacttcctggacgcatgcaatatcctatccgtaggatgcatacgctgtgtgatagcaaacggagcttattcctaagttctccattattgcttatgcaaacctaatctagcccttccaagcatcgattctaacctagctctctcgagtaaggttctttctttagactctctctcaagtagttCTAAAGGTGTAATGGACGCATACacaagacaaggtaatcgcatgaacttggctaacgtaagattattcctattcctaatgaacaacacatacattgcttaatgcgaccaaccacttaccctcccgagtaGTTAGTTATTGCTAACTCTACTCATGGACAAGcatgctacagcttcacactaagaaaataaggttttctcacacactaaCGCAACTCACACCTtccagtggtttgctacatgcttcaatccctaatccacatgactaagtatatgatactctagcaatctcactaagtgatgtaaTGAAGTTAAAGATGTtcagcaaagaagatggagatggagtcaaaggacacagagaaatgcattgaaaacaaattgtattaattccttaatcacaaaatgtcatacaatacaatataagaaaagaaaggaaattggAATGACCGATTGAAAGCAAGGACTTACTTCTAacggatgtgcatcaaggctgtcggtggtgccatggatgggtggtggagctgactctcctaaaatctagctccggtcgtcactcggaatggaggaaggaggtgaagaactctcaagtgtcttctcacgcatttgtttAGATCATAGGGAAAACCCTGGGTTGCAAGGGTAATCCTCGGACAAGTtggaattctgctcatcggcttctttatatagagttcggatcgccgacaacattaatggactgctctgattctgacattcagcGCGTTTAGTCCTTTCTAAACCTCTGTTGCCAAGGCGTGGTAggtaaaatgtcaacatcatcttttgattttctcgaggtagatgcattgatatGTTCATTCcgccaaccttgcattgatccctctattatgcattatcgtgtagccacaatcgtgtagtgatcgcatttgcttaataccgcaactctaaacgatgaccgcaatcgcttgacgatcgcaactcctatgcgatggatacatacggctgattacccaacatccatgcattgatcgagcacgttcgcctttgcgatggagagtttctctgcatgcagccgtctatgcggtggtccagtTTTCGCATTTGTGTCCACTTTCtgcattaactacaaaaataaacaattgaacgcataataacgaataataatgggttagctaaGATTCTTAATACTGAACGCCGTAAGCTcaatttctcatgaattcctaacataattgccgcatattctgcttaacagctctcataattctaagtaaaaggcctaagatgacatacatttctgcatgtcatcaaagAGTCTTTAGGCAGTTTTGGGGACCCCGTTGGATTTCAGTACAGCTTTTCACCCATAGACTGATGGGCAGGCCGAGCGATTGAATCAGATAATGGAAGACATGTTGCGTGCCTATGCCATAGAGTTTTCAGGAAGTTAGGATGCTCACTTGCATCTAatggagtttgcttataataacagcTACCAGTCCACTATTGGGATGTCACCATTTGAGGCCCTTTATGGGAAGAGTTGCAGGTCCCCTGTGTATTGGGATGAGGTAGAAGAGAGGAAATTGCTAGGACCTGAACTAGTGTAGACTAAGAATaaggcaatacagaagatcagggctCGTATGCAAACAGCTCAGAGCAGGCAGAAGAGTTATGCTGATGTAAGACATAAAgacctggaatttgagactggtgttaaagtgttcttaaaagtggcacccatgaaaggtATTTTGAGGTTTTGGCAGGAAAGGGAAGCTGAGCccgagattcattggacctttcgaggtcttaGAACGAGTTGGCCCCGTAGCTTACCGTTTGGCATTGCCCCCAGCactgtcttcagttcataatgtcttccatgtttcgatgctgaggaagtatgtgacagacccgtcccatgtagttgacttcGAGCCCTTGCAATTGAATGAAAACTTAAGCTACAAGGAGAAACCTGTAGAGATCCTCGCCAGAGAAGTAAAGACATTGCACCGCAGGGAAATTACATTTGTGAAAGTCATGTGGCAGAATCACATGTTCAAGGAGGCTACCTGGGagtgagaggatgagatgaaggcTAAGTACCCAGAGCTTTTcaggaatgaactttcgaggacgaaagttctttgaggagggaagaatgtaacaccccacaTTTTtatttagtaataatgtaatttcaataatttttttattattgaagggtatttttggaattttggacttcaagtgtaattgcgggaatttaattgttggcgtgaaattattcaatttggaaattaatggcatgaattaatttcattttgggaaggaaaggaatttaattgtATAACCTTCTTCCCCCCCTCCTCCCCAAAATCCCCTTCTCCCTCACGCGCGACCGAAACCCCCTtccgatttttttttattttcaccgCTCATCTCCGCCCTCCTCCGTCTAGATCGCCGAAGCCGTTCAACCGCCCAGATCCGAGCCACAGACCTTGACCACCCAGATCTGAGCCATGATTGTTTTCTACCGAAGCCTTTCGCGTCTTAGCACTACGGTGCCGCTCAGATCCAAACTACGACCAGTTTTCCACCGAAGACGTTGGCTGCTTCCAGTCATGTCGAAGCCAGCCCTGTTCGTCACCAAAATCCACCTGCATCACTGGACTTTTGTTTTGAGTAAGGGATTGATTAATTTTAGGCAAGATTTTGGTCTTTCTTTGAGGGTTTCATTACCCatttggttttgggttaaaaTTTTTTATCTCTATATTTGGAATTTAGATCCAAGATTGGAGTACTTCGGAGTGCGCAGCGTGCTATTCAACAGATTCGAGTTCATTCGACAAGTATTTTGATAAGCGTTGTGGTCCTTGTTGTTGGTTGTTGGGCACCTATTGGTTGTTGGACTAAATGAGAGTTTGGTTTTAGTACTTTGAAGGTTCCAAGTCGTCGTTCTTTGGGTTCTAAAATCTGTTAAGAGAAGATTTGGAGTCGAAATCTCGGGAGTGTTTGTTGACCAAGTTTCGTTGGGTAAGTTCATTGGTGATCatagaatttaaatttgtatGTATGGATCTTGGTTCCAAGGATTGAAAATTAGTGTTAGGTTCTGTATTAGGGAACTTAATTCAGGAATTATTTTGTTAAAGATTATTAGCTTGGATTAGTATCTGAATTTgacttcgaggtaagtaatcttactactgaaacTGCCCACGAGCCAGGCACTAGATGTATGCTAGtatgatagatgaatattatgacCGAACGAtggcatgatagactgatagtatagtATAATCAATGCATGTTCTTGTATGAGGaactgaaagatttatttgtgcacgtagatcttgaatgctagcatgagatgatatttgattccatgaggttgtatttgatctgtgAATATTAAGgcatacatgtatgttgtagagccatgatgttgaggcgTATATGCATGTCATAGGaccatattgtgataattatgatgttgagactatgatagtgattttactgattagttagatgcccactagatattgtgtttctttcgggattcaccaaattgtgtttccttcgggattcaccagaggtagtgggcatgaCTAgggcagtttatatgttccactagaggtaggcatctagaggacatagatgcctaacctGACCTCAGTAGTAGGGTTacctactgagtattttatactcattctttctcatgttgttgtttcaggtaaaggtagagatgcatcgGCGATGGACAAATGGAATTCATAatcgagccactaggaccagttttatgcttccgctcatgagacatagatttcctttcatgttttgcttaacttttagttttgatatttaaaacttactattaagaattgtttattaacatttatgatttatgggtaccctattgttgtttttaatatttgcatttaataaaagacttt from Benincasa hispida cultivar B227 chromosome 10, ASM972705v1, whole genome shotgun sequence carries:
- the LOC120089035 gene encoding uncharacterized mitochondrial protein AtMg00860-like, with the protein product MDLMNRVLKEFLDTFMIVFIDDILVYSKTDVEHEEHLQKVLETLRANKLYAKFSKCEFWLRQVSFIGHVVSKEGVSVDLAKIEAVTSRARPTTVSEVRSFLGLSGYYRRFVNDFSRIVAPLTQLTRKGALFVWNEACENSFQDLKQKLVSAPVLIVPDESGGFVIYSDVSKKRLGGVLMQ